Genomic segment of Benincasa hispida cultivar B227 chromosome 1, ASM972705v1, whole genome shotgun sequence:
GTTGCTACCAGGTCGATTAACAGCACATTCCTGTGCCCTAGTTCGGGATCTGTGCAAGAACGAGTAGACAGGGCTCGGTTGTTTGGTATTGGCTCTAAAGTGTTTGCGCATGAGAAGAAGAGTTGGAATTTTGTTTACAGGAGAAGTCTAATCACATCCAAAAGAGCTGCTCAAGCTGAAGTTGTTCCGGTATCACCTGAGGATGTTCAGAAGGTTTGTGATCTTCtagtttgttaatttgttttttaaaaggaaaatattttttatttgcttgTTACGAAAAAGATTTTGAGGAAAAATGGGGAGATGGAGTGGGGAGATTTGAATATTGAAAAGACGTGGCTTAAAAGATTACGTAGTTGTTTGGAAGGTACGTTGCATTCAGgaagcaaaatggtgtagtgtTTTTGTATAGCAACGAGTTGTATGGATCCATAATTTCGCATAGCTCTTGCATTTAGTTGCGTTGAGTTTTTGTTTAGCTGAAAATTTAGTATTCCTGTTGCTGTCTCTGAGAAAGTAAAGATACAAGAACTGGTTTTTCTTTAATCTCTGAATTAGGAACATGCACGTGtctacacacacatacacacattCATACGGTTGCTCGAGAAGCATCTTCTAGTCTTCTAATTTTCACGTGTTAATACCATTCTGAATCTTGCTTATCAGGCAGATGAGCAATTTGAACATATACGAGCAGTTCAACAGCTTGGGGATACACCGGTTGGTATGTGGTCGAAGCCAACAGTTAGACGTAAGACAAAGATCGTGTGCACGATTGGACCTTCGACTAACACGAAGGAAATGATTTGGAAATTGGCTGAGGCTGGAATGAATGTTGCTCGATTGAATATGTCTCATGGAGATCATGCATCTCATCAGAAAGTTATAGATTTAGTCAGGGAATACAATGCCCAATCACAAGACAACTGCATTGCAATAATGCTCGACACCAAGGCAAGTTCGTTTTCATATTTCTGCATGTTCAATACATTCATTTCATTAACCTAGCAACAAATGTTTTCCCagataactatttaattttgctGGAAATCACAAATACTGTATTTCCTTTATCTTTACCCTGCCAGTGAATAATAGTATAATGGTGTACAACTGAAGTTGCAagaattttctaaaaacaagTCTGCAGTTTGGACACTACCATGGGTTCTTAATTATATTTCCTAAGTATTGTTTCATTCTGATATGTACCTTCCTTGTTCTTGTGCCTTGTGCCATTTTGATATGTACCTTGTTCTTGTACCTTGTGCTTTAACtttcttttttactattttttttattattatttttaattattgttttttattttgaaattcagGCCATTCCAAAAATACAAATTAAGTTTGTTAACTGATGAGATGCTATTGTGAAATGTCATTGAAAAACTTCtgtttttatttacatttttttctcttttaaggTTTATAGTTTTTCTTGTGCTCAGTTGTGtcttctagatttttttttacttgatgTAACTACTGAGCGACTTCAGTcctgtttaattttttaaaataaaactttaactatttatttcattttgtcaGGGTCCCGAGGTTAGGAGTGGTGACCTACCACAACCAATATTGTTAGAAAGTGGACAGGAATTCACTTTTACCATACGGAGAGGTGTTAGCACTGCAGATTCTGTCAGTGTGAACTATGATGATTTTGTTAATGATGTTGAAGTTGGGGACATGCTTCTTGTTGATGGTATGCTGGTTTTTTCTAACatatttgttttccttttttatgtACATTTCTTTTGCTACTAGTGTGAAACTTTGTTTAGATAGATTACTGGGTTACATTCCATGTGGTAAAGTCTTGGCTTTGAAGCATAGGAATATTGTGTTATATGAGAATGAGAGTCAAGTGTGCGTCagttctctttttctttacttttttgaTACATTTATGTTGCTTCTGTTTTCTCACGGTGCATGCtaatgccttttttttttttccccttttttgaTCTCAAATGTGTTGTAAACTTGCCTTcctattttaaaataatgattgATGTTCATTCATCTTACAGACTCACATCACAATGCTATTACTAGttgaaattatataaaaataaaaaacctttTCATGATCAACTCGCTCATTGTGCAAACATTGATTATAGGTGGAATGATGTCGTTGATGGTGAAGTCTAAGACAGAAGATTCTGTCAAGTGTGAAGTTATTGATGGAGGAGAGCTCAAGTCCAGGCGTCATTTAAATGTTCGAGGGAAAAGTGCTACGCTGCCTTCAATTACTGGTTGGACTTTGAATTAGCATATCCTACAGATTTCACCTTTTAATGAAGTTTccagttttcttttttcttttttctttttttgcctGTGACTCAATGAATATATTGTACTGCTTCTTGCAGAGAAGGATTGGGATGATATTAAATTTGGAGTTGACAACAAAGTTGATTTTTACGCTGTCTCTTTCGTCAAAGATGCGCAAGTAGTTCATGAGTTGAAGAAATATCTCAAGAGTAAATAGCTTCAGATCTTTATGTTTGTGCTTATAAAGTCAATTTGGATGCTGCATTCTTGTTAGTCTGCTAAACTTATTAACTTCTCTGACTCTGCAGGCTGTGATGCTGATATTCATGTGATTGTAAAAATAGAAAGTGCAGACTCCATACCGAATTTGCATTCAATTATTACAGCTTCGGATGgggtaattatttgattttttttcaattttgttgataGTTTGGGGCTTGGTTGCTAATTGAAGGACAAATTCATTTCTTACTATTTTAGGCAATGGTTGCCAGAGGCGATCTTGGTGCAGAACTCCCTATTGAAGAGGTTCCACTTCTGCAGGTAGTTAAATTtcccaataaaagaaaaagcaGCGATATTTACAGTAGAAGGGATGTTTAGTGTTTCATATGTCAGACTTTCTAAACATACTTGATCGGTATGAAGGAGGAGATAATCAACCTTTGTCGAAGCATGGGGAAGGCTGTCATTGTGGCTACTAACATGCTTGAGAGTATGATTGTTCATCCAACACCAACCAGAGCAGAAGTATCTGACATTGCTATTGCAGTTAGAGAGGGTGCTGATGCAATCATGTTGTCTGGAGAAACTGCTCATGGAAAGTGAGTTCTCTCTTTAGTTCCTTAGTATGCTATTAGTTAACCTGTGATTTGCTCATACATTTGGGGCCCATTATATCGCTTTTGAACTCTTTAGTTCCTGAAGATGCTATTTAGCCTTATGCTGTCTGGCtgaatgaaattgtttcttatcCAAGAAATTTCAGGGAGTTTTGGTCCAGATTATGTTGTTTCTTTAGATCTTGCGATGGTTTTCAAGACTAAGTGTTCTGTGGTGGATTCAGCAGAATGATATGATTCTGCAAGTCAAAAATTCATATCGATTAATTAATTTGACCTGACCAGCTAGAATGCATGATGTGCAGATATTGAGCGTATTGCTTACAATtcccaaaataaaaaagaaataaatgaattttgaataaataaacACACTTCAACTGGCTTCTTTTGTTGTTTTGGTGTCTATTTGATGAGTTCACATAAATAAAGTATTTTCATTCATTTGATCAACCGGTTATGCCAATTTCCAGATTCCCATTAAAAGCTGTGAAAGTAATGCATACAGTTGCTTTACGGACTGAAGCAACTATAGAAGGTGGTCGAATGCCATTGAATCTCGGTCAAACATTCAAGGTTATTCAAAAATTAGTAAATTTATGTTACTTTGATATGAACATGATTTCTTTAATAAGAACATCATTTCTC
This window contains:
- the LOC120067512 gene encoding plastidial pyruvate kinase 2 — protein: MSQVVATRSINSTFLCPSSGSVQERVDRARLFGIGSKVFAHEKKSWNFVYRRSLITSKRAAQAEVVPVSPEDVQKADEQFEHIRAVQQLGDTPVGMWSKPTVRRKTKIVCTIGPSTNTKEMIWKLAEAGMNVARLNMSHGDHASHQKVIDLVREYNAQSQDNCIAIMLDTKGPEVRSGDLPQPILLESGQEFTFTIRRGVSTADSVSVNYDDFVNDVEVGDMLLVDGGMMSLMVKSKTEDSVKCEVIDGGELKSRRHLNVRGKSATLPSITEKDWDDIKFGVDNKVDFYAVSFVKDAQVVHELKKYLKSCDADIHVIVKIESADSIPNLHSIITASDGAMVARGDLGAELPIEEVPLLQEEIINLCRSMGKAVIVATNMLESMIVHPTPTRAEVSDIAIAVREGADAIMLSGETAHGKFPLKAVKVMHTVALRTEATIEGGRMPLNLGQTFKNHMSEMFAYHATMMSNTLGTSIVVFTRTGFMAILLSHYRPSGTTFAFTNDKRIQQRLALYQGVCPIYMQFSDDAEQTFTDALSMLQRQGMVKEGEEVALLQSGRQPIWRFPSTHNIQVRKV